The following proteins come from a genomic window of Suricata suricatta isolate VVHF042 chromosome 5, meerkat_22Aug2017_6uvM2_HiC, whole genome shotgun sequence:
- the CD86 gene encoding T-lymphocyte activation antigen CD86, which produces MGICDSTMGLSNTLFVMALLLSGVASIESQAYFNKTGELPCHFTNSQNISLDELVVFWQDQHKLVLHELFKGKENLQNVHLKYKGRTSFDKDNWTLRLHNVQIKDKGTYHCFIHYKGPKGLVPMHQMSSDLSVIANFSQPEITVTSNRTENSGVINLTCSSIHGYPEPKEMYFQLNTENSTTKYDTVMKKSQNNVTELYNVSVSLSFSVPEAHNVSVFCALKLETLEILLSLPFNIDAKPKEQDPKQGHFPWIAAVLVMFVVFCGMMSFKSLRRRKKQQPGPSRECETLKMKRKESEQTN; this is translated from the exons ATGGGCATTTGTGACAG CACTATGGGACTGAGTAACACTCTGTTTGTGATGGCCCTCCTGCTCTCTG GTGTTGCTTCCATTGAGAGTCAAGCATATTTCAACAAGACTGGAGAACTGCCATGCCATTTTACAAACTCTCAAAACATAAGCCTGGATGAGTTGGTAGTATTTTGGCAGGACCAGCATAAGCTGGTTCTGCATGAGCTATTCAAAGGCAAAGAGAACCTTCAAAATGTTCATCTCAAATATAAGGGCCGCACAAGCTTCGACAAGGACAACTGGACCTTGAGACTCCACAATGTTCAGATCAAGGACAAGGGCACATATCACTGTTTCATTCATTATAAAGGGCCCAAAGGACTAGTTCCCATGCACCAAATGAGTTCGGACCTATCAGTGATTG cCAACTTCAGTCAACCTGAAATAACAGTAACTTCTAATAGAACAGAAAATTCTGGCGTCATTAATTTGACCTGCTCATCTATACACGGTTACCCAGAACCCAAGGAGATGTATTTTCAGCTAAACACTGAGAATTCAACTACTAAGTATGATACTGTCATGaagaaatctcaaaataatgTGACAGAACTATACAACGTTTCTGTCAGCTTGTCTTTCTCAGTCCCTGAAGCACACAATGTGAGCGTCTTCTGCGCCCTGAAACTGGAGACACTGGAGATACTGCTCTCCCTGCCTTTCAATATAG ATGCAAAACCTAAGGAACAAGACCCTAAACAAGGCCACTTCCCCTGGATTGCGGCTGTACTtgtaatgtttgttgttttttgtgggATGATGTCCTTTAAATCactgaggagaaggaagaagcagcagcCTGGCCCCTCTCGTGAATGTG AAACCctcaaaatgaagagaaaagagagtgaaCAGACCAATTAA